The sequence GTTCGTGAAGTGGTGGATGAAGTCTTTGATAGCCGTTTAGAAATCAGCTTGAAGGATGCCTTGGCCATTAGCTCTGCTTATGAGTTGGGGGACAAGATCAAGTTTGAAGAAGCACCAGCTGAATTTGGTCGCGTAGCAGCTCAATCTGCCAAACAAACGATCATGGAAAAAATGCGTAAGCAAACGCGCACCATCACCTATAACACTTATAAAGAACATGAAAATGAAATCATGAGTGGAACGGTGGAGCGCTTTGACAATCGTTTTATCTATGTCAATCTTGGCTCAATCGAAGCACAATTGTCTAAGCAAGACCAGATTCCAGGAGAAGTGTTCCAATCTCATGATCGAATTGAAGTATTTGTCTACAAGGTAGAAGATAATCCACGTGGTGTCAATGTCTTTGTTAGCCGGAGCCACCCTGAAATGATCAAACGTTTGATGGAACAAGAAATTCCTGAAGTATATGATGGAACTGTTGAGATTATGAGTGTAGCTCGTGAAGCTGGAGATCGTACAAAAGTTGCGGTTCGTAGCCATAATCCAAACGTAGATGCGATTGGGACTATCGTTGGTCGTGGTGGATCGAACATTAAAAAGATTACCAGCAAATTCCACCCAGCTCGATACGATCAAAAATTAGAACGTATGGTTCCGACGGAAGAAAACATCGATGTCATCGAATGGGTTCCAGATCCAGCTGAATTCATCTATAATGCGATCGCTCCTGCAGAAGTGGACCAAGTTATTTTTGATGATGAAGATAGCAAACATGCTCTCGTTGTGGTTCCAGATAATAAACTATCTCTTGCCATCGGTCGTCGTGGTCAAAACGTTCGTTTGGCGGCTCATTTGACTGGTTACCGCATCGATATCAAATCTGCTAGTGAGTTTGAAGAAATGGAAGCAGCTCAAGAAACTTTTGAAGACCAAGTAGAAAGTGGCGAAGAGCAAGTCGATTAAGAGAGGGAGGGAAAATGGTAAAAACAAGAAAAATCCCTTTAAGAAAATCTGTCGTTTCAAATGAAATTATTGATAAGCGCGATTTGCTCCGCATTGTCAAAAATAAAGAAGGACAAGTCTTTATCGATCCAACTGGCAAAGCCAATGGTCGAGGTGCTTACATCAAGTTAGACAATGAAGAAGCGGCACTTGCTAAGAAAAAGAAAGTTTTTAATCGTAGCTTTAATATGGAAGTGGAAGAAGCTTTCTATGATGAATTGATCGCTTATGTAGATCATAAGGTGAAGAGAAGAGAGTTAGGCCTTGAATAAGCAAAAGATAAGTAATCTGTTAGGCTTGGCGCAAAGAGCAGGAAAACTCATTTCTGGAGAAGAACTCGTGATCAAAGCCATCCAGGAAGAAAAAGCAAAATTAGTTTTTCTGGCAAATGATGCAGCTAGTAACCTGACAAAAAAGGTGACAGATAAGGGTCACTATTATGAGGTTCAAGTATCTACCGTGTTTTCAACACTAGAATTAAGCACTGCAATTGGACGTGCTCGTAAGGTCGTCGCTGTTGTAGATGCTGGATTTTCAAAGAAAATGAGGTCTCTTATGGAATAGAAGAGGAGGACAGCAATTGTCTAAGAAAAGATTATACGAAATTGCCAAAGAATTGGGCAAGGAAAGTAAGGAAGTCGTCACTCGTGCGAAAGAATTAGGTTTTGACGTCAAGAGTCATGCATCTAGTGTCGATACTGATGTTGCTGAAAAGTTGATCAAGAGCTTTTCAGCGAAAAAAGAAACAGTCGAAAAGAAAGTAGCAGAAGTGGTTGCCAAGACAACGGCTGTCGCAGAGAAAAAAGAAGCAGCGCCCGTAAAAAAAGAAGGGACAACTGAGACAAAATCAGTAACACCAGCTGCTAAACCAAAGAGTCGTAACTTTAAAGCGGAACGAGAAGCGCGCGCAAAAGAGCAGGCAGAACGTAGAAAACAACAAGACAATCGTCCAAAACGTGATCGCAAGGACAATCAGCGTCATGGTGACAACCGAAATCAACGACCACAAGATCGAAATGAACACCGAAATCAAGGTTTTGATCGTCGCAATAACAAACCAGATCAAAGACGTAGTGCTCAAACCCAAGTGGCACCAAAAATTGATTTCAAAGCGCGTGCAGCAGCATTGAAAGCAGAACAAAATGCTGAGTATGCGCGTGGAAGTGAAGATCGCTACAAACAACAAGCCACAAAAGCAGAACAAGAACGTCAACAGCGCCGGAAACGGGTAGAAGTACCTGAAGTGAAAACACCTGTACAGGAGCCGACTGTTGAAAGCCATACGAAGCCAGCTGTTGTAGCTACTCCAGCTCAAGTAGATACACGCCGTAAGAAACAAGCGCGACCAGATAAGAAACGCGATGATTTTGATCGTGAGGAAGATGGTCCAAGAAAACAACAAAGGAATCGAAGTAGTCAAAATCAAGTGAGAAATCAAAAAAATAGTAACTGGAATAACAATAAGAAGAATAAAAAGGGAAAGAACAACCGCACAGAAGCTCCAAAACCAGTAACAGAGCGTAAATTCCATGAATTACCAAGTGAATTTGAGTATACGGATGGAATGACGGTTGCAGAAATCGCAAAACGGATCAAGAGAGAGCCAGCTGAAATCGTCAAGAAGCTCTTCATGATGGGAGTTATGGCAACTCAAAATCAATCGCTGGATGGGGATACCATTGAACTTTTGATGGTCGATTATGGAATTGAAGCCAAGAAAAAGGTAGAAGTGGATAATGCCGATATTGAACGTTTCTTCGTGGAAGATGGTTATCTCAACGAAGATGAGTTAGTGGAACGTCCACCAGTTGTAACTATCATGGGACACGTTGACCATGGTAAAACAACCCTTTTGGATACCCTTCGTAATTCTCGTGTGGCGACAGGTGAAGCAGGTGGGATCACCCAGCACATCGGTGCCTACCAAATCGTTGAAAATGGCAAGAAGATTACCTTCTTGGATACACCTGGACACGCGGCCTTCACCTCTATGCGGGCACGTGGTGCATCTGTTACCGATATTACCATCTTGGTCGTAGCGGCAGATGACGGGGTTATGCCTCAGACTATTGAAGCCATCAACCACTCAAAAGCAGCCAATGTTCCAATCATTGTGGCTATTAACAAGATTGATAAACCAGGCGCTAATCCAGAGCGTGTGATCGGCGAATTAGCTGAACACGGTGTGATGTCAACTGCTTGGGGTGGGGATTCTGAATTTGTAGAAATCTCAGCCAAGTTCAACCAAAACATTGATGAGTTGTTGGAAACTGTCCTTCTTGTGGCTGAAATCCAAGAACTCAAGGCAGACCCAACCGTTCGTGCGATCGGTACCGTTATCGAAGCGCGCTTGGATAAAGGAAAAGGTGCGGTGGCAACCCTCCTTGTTCAACAAGGTACCTTGAATGTTCAAGACCCAATCGTTGTCGGAAATACCTTTGGACGTGTCCGTGCCATGACCAATGACCTTGGACGTCGTGTGAAGGTGGCAGGGCCATCTACTCCAGTTTCTATCACTGGTTTGAACGAAGCTCCAATGGCGGGTGACCACTTCGCAGTTTATGAAGATGAAAAATCTGCGCGTGCAGCTGGTGAAGAACGTGCCAAACGTGCTCTTATGAAACAACGTCAAGCAACGAACCGCGTCAGCCTTGAAAATCTCTTTGATACCTTGAAGGCTGGAGAAGTGAAATCTGTTAATGTCATTATCAAGGCCGACGTCCAAGGTTCGGTTGAAGCCCTTGCTGCTTCCCTTCAAAAGATTGAAGTGGAAGGTGTGAAAGTGACCATCGTTCACTCAGCGGTTGGTGCCATCAACGAATCAGACGTTACCCTTGCGGAAGCATCTAATGCCTTTATCGTTGGATTTAACGTCCGCCCTACGCCACAAGCTCGTCAACAAGCTGAAGCTGATGAGGTGGAAATCCGTCTTCACTCAATCATCTACAAAGTGATTGAAGAAATGGAAGATGCGATGAAGGGAATGTTGGATCCTGAATTTGAAGAGAAGGTTATCGGGGAAGCGGTTATTCGTGAAACCTTTAAAGTCTCTAAAGTGGGTACCATCGGTGGATTTATGGTCCTCAGTGGTAAGGTCACTCGTGATTCCAAGGTTCGTGTCATTCGTGACGGTGTCGTGATCTATGACGGTGCTCTTGCAAGCTTGAAACACTTCAAAGATGATGTCAAAGAAGTGACAAATGGTCGTGAAGGTGGATTGATGATTGAAGGCTACAATGATATCAAGACAGATGATACCATCGAAGCCTACATCATGGAAGAAATTAAAAAATAAGAGGCTGACTAGGAAAAAAGAGGACTTTTCTCTGATTTCCTAGTTTTTAAACACAAAGCAGAAAGGAGTTCCTATGGCAAGTCATTTTCGGACAGATCGAGTAGGGATGGAAATCAAGCGCGAAGTCAACGAAATTTTGCAAAAGAAAGTTCGTGATCCGCGTGTTCAAGGCGTGACCATCACGGATGTTCAAATGCTAGGCGATTTGTCTATGGCAAAGGTCTATTATTCGATTATGAGTGACCTGGCTTCTGACAATCAAAAAGCTCAAACAGGGCTTGAAAAAGCAACAGGAACCATCAAACGTGAATTAGGGCGGAATCTAAAATTGTATAAGATTCCGGATCTCACTTTTGTGAAAGATGAATCCATCGAGTATGGAAATAAAATTGATGCCATGTTGCGCAATTTGAATAAAGACTAGAGGGGTTGGGACAAAAGTCCTAGCCTCTTAATTGTTTTTGGATTGTCGAGCAAGACGCAGTGGTTGAGTGGGCTCTACTACGCTGATTTCATCAGCTTTTACAGTCCTACTCAACTGTGCAGAGGTGGGACGACGAAATCGAATTCTAACGAATGACCGATTTCTGTCCTACTCTCTCTTTTTTTGTCTCTCCATACAGAAAAATAGAGCCAAAAGGAAAAACGGTTTCAAAAAATTGTAGAAATTTACAGAAATCTCTTGTGTGATTGGAAATTATCCTTTACAATAGGAGAGGAGTTTTATTTCTGATCTCAAATTTGGAGGAATGAACATGTCGATTAACTGGCAGGAAATTGTATTTAACTTTTTGGGAGGCCTGGGTCTCTTTCTCTATAGTATTAAAACCATGGGAGAAGGCTTGCAACAGGCTGCAGGTGACCGTCTCCGCTACTATATTGATAAATATACGAGTAATCCCTTTTTAGGGGTTCTAGTAGGGATTGGGATGACTGCCTTGATTCAGTCAAG comes from Streptococcus parasanguinis ATCC 15912 and encodes:
- the nusA gene encoding transcription termination factor NusA, whose product is MSKEMLEAFRILEEDKGIKKEDIIEAVTESLRSAYRRRYGQSESAAIEFNEKTGDFRVYTVREVVDEVFDSRLEISLKDALAISSAYELGDKIKFEEAPAEFGRVAAQSAKQTIMEKMRKQTRTITYNTYKEHENEIMSGTVERFDNRFIYVNLGSIEAQLSKQDQIPGEVFQSHDRIEVFVYKVEDNPRGVNVFVSRSHPEMIKRLMEQEIPEVYDGTVEIMSVAREAGDRTKVAVRSHNPNVDAIGTIVGRGGSNIKKITSKFHPARYDQKLERMVPTEENIDVIEWVPDPAEFIYNAIAPAEVDQVIFDDEDSKHALVVVPDNKLSLAIGRRGQNVRLAAHLTGYRIDIKSASEFEEMEAAQETFEDQVESGEEQVD
- the rnpM gene encoding RNase P modulator RnpM; this translates as MVKTRKIPLRKSVVSNEIIDKRDLLRIVKNKEGQVFIDPTGKANGRGAYIKLDNEEAALAKKKKVFNRSFNMEVEEAFYDELIAYVDHKVKRRELGLE
- a CDS encoding YlxQ-related RNA-binding protein, producing the protein MNKQKISNLLGLAQRAGKLISGEELVIKAIQEEKAKLVFLANDAASNLTKKVTDKGHYYEVQVSTVFSTLELSTAIGRARKVVAVVDAGFSKKMRSLME
- the rbfA gene encoding 30S ribosome-binding factor RbfA; translation: MASHFRTDRVGMEIKREVNEILQKKVRDPRVQGVTITDVQMLGDLSMAKVYYSIMSDLASDNQKAQTGLEKATGTIKRELGRNLKLYKIPDLTFVKDESIEYGNKIDAMLRNLNKD